A genomic segment from Luteolibacter ambystomatis encodes:
- a CDS encoding MFS transporter has translation MTTSHTHSQDSSRPWWSQLSGYHWFVFVVASLAWFFDCLDQRLFSLARIPALKELMPGTSQSGIQAMGKDVTALFLVGWGIGGMVFGALGDRYGRSRMLTVTVLIYSLFTGLSFFSHYYWDFALFRFLTGVGVGGVFGLAVALIAETVPAGARAGALGTLQVLSTVGNISASFIKMGIDSLEKGGSIPPNHGWRYLFLVGAVPALLVIFIQKYLREPEPWLKLKAEGRLPAGSIFSPYVALLGDKKWRSNLIIGAVIASTGVIGLWAIGEYAVDLQDVVFKQHFLSLGVDPAQVAGKVSDAKNLAFLLNMLGGAVGMSVFTWMCGVLGRRKSFVIGFSAALVVTALVYKNVTTPTQAMWMMPLMGAVQLGPLAGFSIYLPELFPSRLRSTGISFCYNLGRFAAAAGSLFSARLATDVFAKSGVPDNLRYSAITMCAIFIVGIVAVIWAPETKGQPLPED, from the coding sequence ATGACCACCTCTCATACGCATTCCCAGGACTCATCCCGCCCGTGGTGGTCTCAATTATCTGGTTATCATTGGTTTGTGTTCGTGGTGGCGTCGCTGGCCTGGTTCTTCGACTGCCTCGACCAACGCCTGTTCTCCCTGGCCCGCATCCCGGCTTTGAAGGAACTGATGCCCGGTACCTCGCAGAGTGGCATTCAGGCGATGGGGAAGGATGTGACGGCGCTCTTCCTCGTGGGATGGGGAATCGGAGGGATGGTCTTCGGTGCGTTGGGTGACCGTTATGGTCGTTCGCGGATGCTGACGGTCACGGTTCTCATCTACTCCCTGTTCACGGGCCTGAGCTTCTTCAGTCACTATTACTGGGACTTTGCCTTGTTCCGTTTCCTCACGGGCGTGGGCGTGGGCGGAGTGTTCGGCCTGGCCGTTGCCCTGATTGCGGAAACCGTGCCGGCGGGTGCGCGTGCGGGTGCGCTGGGTACCTTGCAGGTGCTTTCCACGGTGGGGAATATTTCCGCGAGCTTCATCAAGATGGGAATCGATTCGCTCGAAAAGGGAGGCTCCATCCCGCCGAATCACGGTTGGCGTTACCTGTTCCTTGTGGGTGCGGTGCCCGCGCTGCTGGTGATCTTCATCCAGAAGTATCTCAGGGAGCCGGAGCCATGGCTGAAGCTGAAGGCTGAAGGCCGCCTGCCCGCGGGCAGCATTTTCAGTCCCTATGTGGCTCTGCTGGGTGACAAGAAGTGGCGGAGCAATCTGATCATCGGCGCGGTGATCGCTTCGACCGGTGTGATCGGTCTGTGGGCGATCGGTGAATATGCCGTGGATCTGCAGGACGTGGTGTTCAAGCAGCACTTCCTGTCCCTCGGCGTGGATCCCGCGCAGGTTGCGGGGAAGGTGAGCGACGCGAAGAATCTGGCCTTTCTTCTGAACATGCTGGGTGGCGCGGTCGGCATGTCCGTCTTCACCTGGATGTGCGGCGTGCTTGGCCGCCGCAAATCATTTGTGATTGGCTTTTCCGCCGCGCTGGTAGTGACGGCGCTGGTGTACAAGAACGTGACCACTCCGACCCAGGCGATGTGGATGATGCCGCTGATGGGCGCGGTGCAGCTCGGGCCGCTCGCCGGATTTTCGATCTATCTGCCGGAACTGTTCCCGAGTCGTCTCCGCAGCACGGGGATTTCCTTCTGCTACAATCTGGGCCGCTTTGCCGCTGCGGCGGGCAGCCTGTTCTCGGCACGGTTGGCGACCGATGTGTTCGCCAAGTCGGGAGTTCCGGACAACCTGCGCTACTCGGCGATCACCATGTGCGCGATCTTCATTGTCGGCATCGTGGCGGTGATCTGGGCCCCGGAAACCAAAGGCCAGCCGCTGCCGGAAGACTGA
- a CDS encoding Gfo/Idh/MocA family protein, translating to MKFGIIGAGMIGRFHAKAIQEMTGGELHSVFDLRAEGAEKLASEFGAKAYSDIDAFLADPELEIVTIGTPSGAHLDPALASLKAGKHVICEKPLEITPERIDQMMDLAKEKGVTLAAVLNRRFHPAMEHFKAAAENGRFGKITSASCYVKWWRTQEYYDSAGWRGTWALDGGGALMNQSIHTIDALIYIAGPIKAVTARAELLAHERIEVEDSAVALVEFESGALGVIEGSTACWSSTGHPAEVQVCGTKGSVFLADEAFKIWDFAETGAGDDFVRENLMTTSAAGLGANDPNAINVTGHIRNFEETVNAIQEGRVPTVNAGEARKAVAVICAIYQSAREGGKRITL from the coding sequence ATGAAATTTGGAATCATCGGTGCCGGCATGATCGGCCGCTTTCACGCCAAAGCCATCCAGGAAATGACGGGTGGGGAGCTCCACTCGGTATTCGATCTGCGCGCGGAAGGCGCTGAAAAACTGGCCTCCGAGTTCGGCGCGAAAGCCTACAGTGACATTGATGCATTCCTGGCGGATCCGGAATTGGAGATCGTCACCATCGGCACCCCGTCCGGCGCGCACCTCGATCCCGCGCTTGCCTCTCTCAAGGCGGGCAAGCACGTGATCTGCGAGAAGCCGCTCGAAATCACCCCCGAGCGCATCGACCAGATGATGGATCTGGCGAAGGAGAAAGGCGTGACCCTCGCCGCCGTCCTGAACCGCCGCTTCCATCCCGCGATGGAGCACTTCAAGGCCGCCGCCGAAAACGGCCGCTTTGGCAAGATCACCTCCGCCTCCTGCTATGTGAAATGGTGGCGCACCCAGGAGTACTATGACTCCGCCGGCTGGCGCGGCACCTGGGCCCTTGATGGCGGCGGCGCGCTGATGAACCAGTCGATCCATACCATCGACGCCCTGATTTATATTGCCGGTCCGATCAAGGCCGTGACCGCGCGCGCCGAACTGCTCGCCCACGAGCGCATCGAGGTGGAGGATTCCGCCGTCGCCCTGGTGGAATTCGAAAGCGGCGCACTCGGCGTGATCGAAGGTTCCACCGCGTGCTGGTCCTCCACCGGCCATCCGGCGGAAGTGCAGGTCTGCGGCACCAAGGGTTCCGTGTTCCTCGCCGATGAGGCTTTCAAAATCTGGGATTTCGCCGAAACTGGTGCTGGAGACGATTTCGTCCGCGAAAATCTCATGACCACTTCCGCGGCCGGTCTGGGCGCCAATGATCCAAATGCGATCAATGTCACCGGACACATCCGCAACTTCGAGGAAACCGTCAATGCCATCCAGGAAGGCCGCGTGCCAACCGTGAATGCCGGAGAAGCCCGCAAGGCGGTGGCCGTGATCTGCGCCATCTACCAATCCGCCCGCGAAGGCGGCAAGCGCATCACCCTCTGA
- a CDS encoding M56 family metallopeptidase, whose amino-acid sequence MNTLDALFQWLLAASLRASVVAVVVLSLRGLLRPWLSAWWRHALWLPVVMVLILPAFPVLPWSPFPAEKTAAPVPTVVEPDFAPAPAVPETLPVAASPEQPRFTTMNLLAVVWLCGAGAFLIVGATGYRKSLKRAEWNGAEPEPKLIVTIQMAAAKVGLKGLPRVLVSPEVESPAVTGLLRPLLLLPAGFPQGLSDNEARLILLHELTHLKRRDLSVNWLLCLLQAVHWFNPVMWFSFSRLRADREAACDAQVLALEKEDLRADYGHALLKLQTATPPFGHGLAFVGFFKRGMDLHTRIREISRYRRVHPAWNAAAAVVVGVCTLFGITKAEPPAPAPAEGKSETTAKKDAGALPVQQVVANRLREIVIPEVDFADTTLEEAVAYLRLVSTADDPGTGTPKGINFVIQVKNGVQLPRMKSLRLKNVPLAIALKYVCDQTRMSYRVDEAGSVILAPQTLGDGAAPPTAASSGQAYLNNKLKAIVIPSIQFEDTTLEEAINLLRKRSVELDVKETDPAKKGVNFVIRQRKGEEAPGANPEEGSPKIKGLRLQNVPLGTALKYIADQTRMTCTVDDYAVTLVPSEMAK is encoded by the coding sequence ATGAATACGCTCGATGCCTTGTTCCAATGGCTGCTCGCAGCCAGCCTCCGCGCCTCGGTGGTGGCGGTGGTGGTGCTCAGCCTGCGCGGTCTGCTCCGTCCCTGGTTGTCCGCTTGGTGGCGGCATGCCTTATGGTTGCCGGTGGTGATGGTGCTGATACTGCCGGCGTTCCCGGTGCTGCCATGGAGTCCCTTCCCGGCGGAGAAGACGGCAGCTCCCGTTCCAACGGTGGTGGAGCCTGATTTCGCACCTGCTCCCGCCGTGCCTGAGACGCTTCCTGTCGCCGCATCGCCGGAGCAACCCCGGTTCACCACCATGAACCTGCTTGCGGTGGTGTGGCTCTGTGGTGCGGGCGCGTTCCTCATCGTGGGTGCCACCGGCTATCGGAAAAGCTTGAAGCGCGCGGAGTGGAATGGCGCCGAGCCGGAGCCGAAGCTGATCGTGACCATTCAGATGGCGGCGGCGAAAGTCGGCCTGAAGGGGTTGCCGCGCGTGCTGGTTTCACCGGAGGTGGAGAGCCCCGCGGTGACGGGCCTGCTGCGTCCGCTGCTGCTCCTGCCCGCAGGGTTTCCGCAGGGGCTCTCGGATAATGAAGCCCGCCTGATCCTGCTTCATGAGTTGACTCATTTGAAACGCCGGGACCTTTCCGTCAATTGGCTGCTGTGCCTGCTCCAAGCAGTGCATTGGTTCAATCCGGTCATGTGGTTCTCGTTCTCGCGGCTGCGTGCCGATCGCGAGGCGGCCTGTGATGCGCAGGTGCTGGCCTTGGAGAAGGAGGACCTTCGTGCCGATTACGGCCACGCCTTGCTGAAGCTCCAGACCGCCACGCCACCGTTCGGCCATGGGCTTGCCTTCGTCGGATTCTTCAAACGCGGAATGGATCTGCACACCCGCATTCGTGAGATCTCGCGGTATCGCCGGGTGCATCCTGCATGGAATGCAGCCGCTGCGGTGGTAGTGGGAGTATGCACCTTGTTCGGGATCACGAAAGCAGAGCCGCCCGCTCCTGCGCCGGCCGAAGGCAAAAGTGAAACAACCGCCAAAAAGGATGCGGGTGCATTGCCGGTTCAGCAGGTGGTTGCCAACAGGCTGAGGGAGATCGTGATTCCGGAGGTGGATTTTGCAGACACCACGCTGGAGGAGGCGGTGGCGTATCTGCGGCTGGTGAGCACGGCGGATGACCCGGGAACTGGTACGCCGAAGGGCATCAATTTCGTGATACAGGTGAAGAACGGTGTCCAACTGCCCAGGATGAAATCCTTGCGGTTGAAAAACGTTCCGTTGGCGATCGCGCTCAAATACGTGTGCGATCAAACCCGCATGAGTTATCGGGTGGATGAGGCTGGCAGCGTGATCCTTGCGCCTCAGACCCTTGGCGATGGTGCGGCACCGCCAACGGCCGCCAGCTCTGGTCAAGCCTACCTCAACAACAAGCTGAAAGCCATCGTGATCCCCTCCATCCAATTCGAGGACACCACGCTGGAAGAGGCGATCAACCTTCTCCGCAAGCGCAGCGTTGAGCTCGATGTCAAGGAAACGGACCCTGCCAAAAAGGGCGTCAACTTTGTCATCCGCCAGCGCAAGGGTGAAGAGGCTCCGGGAGCAAACCCCGAGGAAGGTTCTCCGAAAATCAAGGGGCTCCGGCTTCAGAATGTTCCTCTGGGCACGGCGCTCAAATACATCGCCGATCAAACACGCATGACCTGCACGGTGGACGATTATGCCGTGACTCTGGTGCCGAGTGAGATGGCGAAATAG
- a CDS encoding BlaI/MecI/CopY family transcriptional regulator, with amino-acid sequence MNPPKISESEWSVMELLWERSPLTASEVARALLETTGWAENTVRTLLTRLLEKGVLKVSAGSPRLFSPAVSRTDCVQAESSSFMARFFQGATQPLLVHFARNARLSPEEIAELKRVLDESIESQNPN; translated from the coding sequence ATGAATCCTCCAAAAATAAGCGAATCGGAGTGGAGTGTGATGGAGCTGCTGTGGGAGCGCTCGCCGCTCACGGCCTCCGAGGTGGCGAGGGCTCTGCTGGAAACCACCGGCTGGGCGGAGAACACCGTCCGCACCCTGCTCACGCGCCTGTTGGAAAAAGGCGTGCTCAAGGTCAGCGCGGGCTCCCCGCGCCTTTTTTCTCCCGCCGTGTCCCGCACCGACTGTGTGCAGGCGGAAAGCTCTTCTTTCATGGCGCGCTTCTTCCAAGGCGCGACCCAACCGCTTCTGGTGCATTTCGCCCGCAATGCCCGCCTCTCTCCGGAAGAGATCGCGGAACTGAAGCGGGTGCTCGACGAATCCATTGAATCCCAAAACCCCAACTGA